In a single window of the Desulfuromonas sp. TF genome:
- a CDS encoding YbbR-like domain-containing protein, whose translation MLERLTENWVLKVLSLVFALVLWFFVMGERKLEVGYAVPLELQNVPDGMIVTNEVPSLVDVRISGPRTLLVNLRPTDVHISVDLKGLQPGLTSFKRLEERLNIPSGLKVTRLSPSFVDVKLERIREKTVPVKVLLNGTPAEGFRIAEVRTEPDQVTVEGAEGELKDIHEAVTEPVDAEGVRESFTLMAPLNYRGKYTTIKGQGAVEVKVEIEPLESPAEEEKGRNNQ comes from the coding sequence ATGTTAGAAAGACTGACGGAAAACTGGGTGCTGAAGGTACTCTCCCTCGTTTTTGCTCTTGTCCTGTGGTTTTTCGTCATGGGGGAGCGGAAACTGGAGGTGGGCTATGCCGTTCCTCTGGAACTGCAGAACGTCCCCGACGGGATGATCGTGACCAATGAGGTTCCGTCCCTGGTGGATGTGCGCATCAGCGGTCCGCGCACCCTGCTGGTGAACCTGCGACCCACGGACGTCCATATTTCCGTCGACCTCAAGGGATTGCAGCCGGGGCTCACCTCCTTCAAGCGCCTGGAGGAGCGCCTCAATATTCCCAGTGGACTGAAGGTTACCCGTCTCTCGCCTTCCTTTGTCGACGTGAAACTGGAGCGGATCAGAGAGAAGACGGTTCCCGTGAAAGTACTGCTCAACGGAACGCCGGCCGAAGGTTTCCGGATCGCCGAAGTCCGGACTGAGCCTGACCAGGTGACTGTGGAAGGGGCCGAGGGAGAACTGAAGGATATTCATGAAGCTGTAACGGAACCGGTGGATGCGGAGGGTGTCAGGGAAAGCTTCACCCTGATGGCGCCCCTCAATTACCGGGGGAAATACACGACGATTAAAGGGCAGGGGGCGGTGGAAGTCAAAGTTGAGATCGAACCGCTGGAATCGCCCGCTGAAGAGGAGAAAGGCAGGAATAATCAGTGA
- the cdaA gene encoding diadenylate cyclase CdaA: MGGIFDVLKNFRWLLDLLDVALVAFIIYRIILLIKGTRAVQMLLGLAVILIVYVASQVGGLWTLHWLLDNFLSSIILVIVVIFQNDIRRALMHVGKNPFFADLSYREETEIMEELVKACVNMASKRIGALIVIERETGLKDFLEVGVEIDSKVSSDLIASIFLPYSPLHDGALIIQQGRLKKAGCFLPLSRNPDISKALGTRHRAAIGLTELVDAVAIVVSEETGKISVVVGGRITRDLDSSSLKRVLKRLLEPRTDKKKKR; this comes from the coding sequence ATGGGCGGAATTTTCGACGTTTTAAAAAATTTCAGATGGCTGCTCGACCTGCTCGACGTCGCCCTCGTCGCCTTTATCATCTACCGGATCATTCTGCTTATCAAGGGAACACGAGCCGTCCAGATGCTTCTGGGTCTGGCGGTTATTCTCATCGTCTATGTTGCTTCTCAGGTCGGCGGTCTCTGGACGCTTCATTGGCTGCTCGACAATTTTCTCTCTTCAATCATTCTTGTCATCGTCGTCATTTTTCAGAACGACATCCGCCGCGCCCTGATGCACGTGGGGAAAAATCCATTTTTTGCCGATCTCTCCTACCGGGAGGAAACGGAAATCATGGAAGAACTGGTCAAGGCCTGTGTCAATATGGCCAGTAAACGCATCGGTGCGCTGATCGTCATTGAACGGGAGACGGGTCTTAAGGATTTTCTCGAGGTGGGGGTGGAAATCGATTCCAAGGTATCCAGCGACCTGATCGCTTCCATTTTCCTTCCCTATTCGCCCCTCCATGACGGGGCCCTCATCATACAGCAGGGCCGACTCAAAAAAGCCGGCTGTTTTCTGCCGCTTTCACGCAATCCCGACATCAGCAAAGCCCTTGGAACCCGTCACCGTGCCGCCATCGGCCTGACCGAACTGGTGGATGCGGTGGCCATCGTCGTTTCCGAAGAAACCGGCAAGATCTCGGTCGTGGTGGGCGGACGCATCACCCGCGATCTTGATTCATCCTCCCTGAAGCGGGTTCTCAAGCGGCTGCTTGAACCTCGCACGGATAAAAAGAAGAAACGGTAG